A section of the Streptomyces sp. SCL15-4 genome encodes:
- a CDS encoding DMT family transporter, with protein sequence MSVLVLLLAVSAACCLGFGFVLQQNAAQRAPLNDFLSFRLLLDLMRIPRWLGGLALMVAGMVLGAVALGKGEISLVEPLLATNLLFALALSRHQSGQPLGRQGWAGLLLLAGGVSAFIMAGEPRSGTAVTDPLRHWLIIGVVVGTALLLTTYGKRSRLSGGPVLLALAAGLLYGVQDALTRVSGTRFSDGGLTGLLTGWQPYGVVACGVTGLVLVQSAFETAPLRMSLPALTAAEPLAGILCGVGFLGDRLRTDTGALAWEAAGLAAVVAGIVLLGLHPAMPCGTGEPEPETPDLQRR encoded by the coding sequence GTGTCCGTTCTGGTTCTGCTTCTCGCCGTGAGCGCGGCCTGCTGCCTGGGCTTCGGATTCGTACTCCAGCAGAACGCGGCGCAGCGGGCGCCGCTCAACGACTTCCTCTCCTTCCGGCTGCTGCTCGACCTGATGCGGATACCGCGCTGGCTGGGCGGCCTCGCGCTGATGGTGGCCGGCATGGTGCTGGGTGCCGTCGCCCTCGGCAAGGGCGAGATCTCGCTGGTGGAGCCGCTGCTCGCGACCAACCTGCTGTTCGCCCTCGCGCTCTCCCGGCACCAGAGCGGACAGCCGCTCGGCCGCCAGGGCTGGGCCGGTCTGCTGCTGCTCGCGGGCGGGGTCAGCGCGTTCATCATGGCGGGCGAGCCGCGCTCCGGCACGGCCGTCACCGATCCGCTGCGGCACTGGCTGATCATCGGCGTGGTGGTGGGTACGGCCCTGCTCCTGACGACGTACGGCAAACGCTCCCGGCTGAGCGGCGGCCCGGTGCTGCTGGCGCTGGCGGCCGGGCTGCTGTACGGCGTCCAGGACGCGCTCACCCGGGTGAGCGGCACCCGCTTCTCCGACGGCGGCCTGACCGGGCTGCTCACCGGCTGGCAGCCGTACGGCGTGGTGGCCTGCGGGGTCACCGGGCTGGTGCTGGTGCAGAGCGCGTTCGAGACGGCCCCGCTGCGCATGTCGCTGCCCGCGCTCACCGCGGCGGAGCCGCTGGCCGGCATCCTGTGCGGAGTGGGCTTCCTCGGGGACCGGCTGCGCACCGACACCGGGGCGCTGGCCTGGGAGGCGGCCGGGCTCGCGGCCGTGGTGGCCGGCATCGTGCTGCTCGGCCTGCATCCGGCGATGCCGTGCGGCACGGGCGAGCCGGAACCGGAGACCCCCGACCTCCAACGGCGCTGA
- a CDS encoding acyl-CoA dehydrogenase family protein, whose amino-acid sequence MDFAFDARTEELRARLLAFMDEHVYPAEAVAEEQRAALASPWDTPAVVEELKAEARRQGLWNLFLPDAEYGAGLTNLQYAPLAEITGRSPHLAPTATNCAAPDTGNMEVLAQFGTEEQKKRWLQPLLAGEIRSAFAMTEPEVASSDATNITTHIERDGDEYVVTGRKWYISGAMNPDCAVFIVMGKTDPDGADIRRQQSMVLVPRDTPGVTVQRAMRVFGYEDHSHGGHAEVVFDHARVPVTNLVGEEGGGFAIAQARLGPGRIHHCMRLIGMAERAIELMCRRAVSRTAFGKALAQQGVVQNWIADARVTVEQLRLLVLKTAWLMDTVGNKGAHTEIQAIKIATPRAVVGILDRAIQLHGAGGVSQDFPLAELYASARTLMLADGPDEVHQRSLARRELKKYL is encoded by the coding sequence ATGGACTTCGCGTTCGACGCGCGTACGGAAGAGCTGCGCGCCCGGCTGCTCGCCTTCATGGACGAGCACGTCTATCCGGCCGAGGCGGTCGCCGAGGAGCAGCGGGCCGCGCTCGCCTCGCCGTGGGACACCCCGGCCGTGGTGGAGGAGCTGAAGGCCGAGGCGCGCCGGCAGGGCCTGTGGAACCTCTTCCTGCCGGACGCCGAGTACGGCGCCGGGCTGACCAACCTCCAGTACGCCCCGCTCGCCGAGATCACCGGCCGCTCACCGCACCTCGCGCCCACCGCGACCAACTGCGCGGCGCCCGACACCGGGAACATGGAGGTGCTGGCGCAGTTCGGCACCGAGGAGCAGAAGAAGCGGTGGCTCCAGCCGCTGCTGGCCGGCGAGATCCGCTCGGCGTTCGCGATGACCGAGCCGGAGGTGGCCTCCTCCGACGCCACGAACATCACCACGCACATCGAGCGGGACGGCGACGAGTACGTCGTCACCGGCCGCAAGTGGTACATCTCCGGCGCGATGAACCCGGACTGCGCGGTCTTCATCGTGATGGGCAAGACGGACCCGGACGGCGCCGACATCCGCCGCCAGCAGTCCATGGTCCTGGTCCCCCGCGACACCCCGGGCGTCACCGTCCAGCGCGCGATGCGGGTGTTCGGCTACGAGGACCACTCGCACGGCGGCCACGCCGAGGTGGTCTTCGACCACGCGCGCGTGCCGGTGACGAACCTCGTCGGCGAGGAGGGCGGCGGCTTCGCCATCGCGCAGGCCCGGCTCGGTCCCGGCCGGATCCACCACTGCATGCGGCTGATCGGCATGGCCGAGCGGGCGATCGAGCTGATGTGCCGGCGGGCGGTGTCCCGTACGGCGTTCGGCAAGGCGCTGGCCCAGCAGGGCGTCGTACAGAACTGGATCGCCGACGCCCGGGTCACCGTCGAGCAGCTGCGGCTGCTGGTGCTGAAGACGGCCTGGCTGATGGACACCGTCGGCAACAAGGGCGCGCACACCGAGATCCAGGCCATCAAGATCGCCACTCCGCGCGCGGTGGTGGGCATCCTGGACCGGGCGATCCAGCTGCACGGCGCGGGCGGGGTGAGCCAGGACTTCCCGCTGGCCGAGCTGTACGCGAGTGCCCGCACGCTGATGCTCGCCGACGGCCCGGACGAGGTGCACCAGCGGTCGCTGGCGCGCCGCGAGCTGAAGAAGTACCTCTGA
- a CDS encoding NADP-dependent oxidoreductase: MKGISYRRYGGPEVLEYGELRDPKVGPDQVLVEVRAAAVNPVDWKCREGYLDPVLDAVFPVVPGWDVSGVVVRPGPSVTEFSPGDEVIGYVREDFLSRGTCAEYVAAPVRTLARKPRSLSFEEAAGLPLAGLTAYQVLVKALEVKRGETVLVHAAAGGVGSLAVQIAAHLGARVLGTAGEANHDYVRSLGGEPVAYGEGLTERVRGLAPEGVDAVFDTVGGDTLKVSANLLAPEGRLASIADQEVREYGGRYVFVRPDPEDLACLSEWADQGVLSVHVQETFPLDRTADAHRLNQEGHTRGKIVVTVEREPGRG, encoded by the coding sequence ATGAAGGGCATCAGCTACCGCCGCTACGGCGGACCCGAGGTGTTGGAGTACGGCGAGCTGCGCGACCCGAAGGTGGGTCCCGACCAGGTGCTGGTCGAGGTGCGCGCGGCGGCCGTCAACCCGGTCGACTGGAAGTGCCGCGAGGGCTACCTGGACCCGGTGCTGGACGCCGTCTTCCCGGTGGTCCCCGGCTGGGACGTCAGCGGGGTCGTGGTCCGGCCCGGCCCCTCGGTCACCGAGTTCTCGCCCGGCGACGAGGTCATCGGCTACGTCCGCGAGGACTTCCTCTCCCGGGGCACCTGCGCCGAGTACGTGGCCGCACCCGTGCGCACCCTGGCCCGCAAGCCGCGGTCGCTGTCCTTCGAGGAGGCCGCCGGACTCCCGCTGGCCGGCCTCACCGCCTACCAGGTGCTGGTCAAGGCCCTGGAGGTCAAGCGGGGCGAGACCGTCCTGGTGCACGCGGCGGCCGGCGGCGTCGGCTCGCTCGCCGTCCAGATCGCCGCCCACCTCGGCGCCCGGGTCCTCGGCACGGCGGGCGAGGCCAACCACGACTACGTCCGCTCCCTGGGCGGCGAGCCCGTGGCCTACGGCGAGGGCCTGACGGAACGGGTGCGGGGGCTCGCGCCGGAAGGGGTGGACGCGGTCTTCGACACCGTCGGCGGCGACACGCTGAAGGTCTCGGCCAACCTGCTCGCCCCGGAGGGCCGGCTCGCCTCGATCGCCGACCAGGAGGTGCGGGAGTACGGCGGCCGGTACGTCTTCGTCCGCCCGGACCCCGAGGACCTCGCGTGCCTGTCGGAGTGGGCCGACCAGGGCGTCCTGTCCGTCCACGTCCAGGAGACGTTCCCCCTGGACCGCACGGCGGACGCCCACCGCCTGAACCAGGAGGGCCACACCCGCGGCAAGATCGTGGTCACGGTGGAACGGGAACCGGGGCGGGGCTAG
- a CDS encoding gluconate:H+ symporter: MTRLSVEMLAADAPPPITSAGHAQLGIAVLVGIALIVLLITKFKLHAFLALTIGSLALGAVAGAPLDKAITSFTTGLGSTVAGVGVLIALGAILGKLLADSGGADQIVDTILARAGGRAMPWAMVLIASVVGLPLFFEVGIVLLIPVVLMVAKRGNYSLMRIGIPALAGLSVMHGLIPPHPGPLVAIDAVKANLGVTLALGIVVAVPTVIIAGPLFSKVAARWVDVPAPDRMLPQRASEQVERRPGFGPTLATMLLPVVLMLAKALVDIVVDDPADHTQRVFDVVGSPLIALLAAVIVGFFTLGRPAGFTRDRLQQTVEKGLMPIAGILLIVGAGGGFKQTLIDSGVGQMILDISRDWSIPALLLAWLIAVAIRLATGSATVATVSAAGLVAPLAADMSTAHTALLVLAIGAGSLFFSHVNDAGFWLVKEYFGLKVGQTVKTWSLMETIISVVAGGLVLLLSLIV, from the coding sequence GTGACCAGACTCAGCGTCGAGATGCTGGCAGCGGACGCCCCTCCGCCGATCACCTCCGCCGGACACGCCCAGCTGGGCATCGCCGTCCTGGTGGGCATCGCCCTCATCGTCCTGCTCATCACCAAGTTCAAGCTCCACGCCTTCCTGGCGCTGACCATCGGGTCGCTGGCGCTCGGGGCGGTCGCCGGGGCACCGCTCGACAAGGCCATCACCAGCTTCACCACCGGGCTCGGCTCCACGGTGGCCGGCGTGGGCGTCCTGATCGCGCTCGGGGCGATCCTGGGCAAGCTGCTCGCCGACTCCGGCGGCGCGGACCAGATCGTCGACACGATCCTGGCCAGGGCCGGCGGGCGGGCGATGCCGTGGGCGATGGTGCTGATCGCCTCCGTGGTCGGCCTGCCGCTGTTCTTCGAGGTCGGCATCGTGCTGCTGATCCCGGTGGTGCTGATGGTCGCCAAGCGCGGCAACTACTCCCTGATGCGCATCGGCATCCCGGCGCTGGCCGGTCTGTCCGTGATGCACGGCCTGATCCCGCCGCACCCCGGTCCGCTGGTCGCCATCGACGCGGTGAAGGCCAACCTGGGCGTGACCCTGGCGCTCGGCATCGTGGTCGCCGTCCCGACCGTGATCATCGCCGGCCCGCTGTTCTCCAAGGTCGCGGCCCGCTGGGTGGACGTGCCCGCCCCCGACCGGATGCTGCCGCAGCGCGCCTCGGAGCAGGTGGAGCGCCGTCCGGGCTTCGGTCCGACGCTCGCCACCATGCTGCTGCCGGTGGTGCTGATGCTGGCCAAGGCGCTGGTGGACATCGTCGTCGACGACCCCGCGGACCACACCCAGCGCGTCTTCGACGTCGTCGGCTCCCCGCTGATCGCCCTGCTCGCCGCCGTGATCGTCGGCTTCTTCACGCTGGGCCGGCCCGCCGGGTTCACCCGGGACCGGCTCCAGCAGACCGTGGAGAAGGGCCTGATGCCCATCGCCGGCATCCTGCTGATCGTCGGCGCGGGCGGCGGCTTCAAGCAGACGCTGATCGACTCCGGCGTGGGCCAGATGATCCTGGACATCTCGCGGGACTGGTCGATCCCGGCACTGCTGCTGGCCTGGCTGATCGCGGTGGCGATCCGGCTGGCGACCGGCTCGGCGACGGTGGCGACGGTCTCGGCGGCCGGCCTGGTGGCACCGCTCGCGGCCGACATGTCGACCGCCCACACGGCCCTGCTGGTCCTCGCCATCGGCGCGGGCTCGCTCTTCTTCAGCCATGTCAACGACGCCGGTTTCTGGCTGGTGAAGGAGTACTTCGGGCTGAAGGTCGGGCAGACCGTCAAGACCTGGTCGCTGATGGAGACGATCATCTCGGTGGTCGCGGGCGGTCTGGTGCTGCTGCTGTCCCTGATCGTCTAG
- a CDS encoding DUF202 domain-containing protein, with the protein MTAAPEAVVRDPGLQPERTRLAWRRTTLSSAVATVLALKTALHGGPSAAGVLACAVCCALWLGFLAVAHSRLRALSTTPRPPALTPRQATAAVLCAVALAVCAAVLVL; encoded by the coding sequence GTGACGGCGGCCCCGGAGGCGGTGGTCCGGGATCCCGGGCTCCAGCCCGAACGCACCCGGCTGGCCTGGCGGCGTACGACACTGTCGTCCGCCGTGGCCACGGTGCTGGCCCTGAAGACCGCGCTGCACGGCGGGCCGTCGGCGGCCGGCGTCCTCGCGTGCGCGGTGTGCTGCGCGCTGTGGCTGGGCTTCCTCGCGGTGGCCCACTCCCGCCTGCGCGCCCTGTCCACGACGCCCCGCCCGCCCGCGCTGACCCCCCGGCAGGCGACGGCGGCGGTCCTGTGCGCGGTCGCGCTCGCGGTGTGCGCGGCGGTGCTGGTGCTCTAG
- a CDS encoding diaminopimelate decarboxylase: MTAVSRAAARREDVLREAVRRGLLDPEQAPLAAFVDLDGVAATVRALREAFPGAPELPGITHAFAAKANCLVPVLRELERLGMGCEVATGGELARARAAGFPADRIVFDSPAKTRAELALALELGVAVNADSFQELERIAALLADRPSASRIGVRLNCQVGGGAIAAMSTATSTSKFGVPLTDPGNRERLLRAFAAYPWLTWVHTHTGSQGCPLDLMARGVAQAVEFADQVTAVFGAGRVEGVDIGGGLPVNFADDEVSPAFADYVAQLRAHAPGLFAGRYRVVTEFGRSVLAKNGFLAAYVEYTKSAGGRPIAVTHAGVQVATRTVFGPDAWPLRIEAHDPDGAALRGRPVRQDIAGPACFAGDLLARDRALPPLRPGDLVVVPDTGAYYFSTPFRYNSLPEPAVHGVRTDAAGRVEFTPVRAAEDPWRLTDRDGVVEQEPEQEPVPAGKAR, translated from the coding sequence ATGACCGCTGTGTCCCGTGCCGCCGCGCGCCGCGAAGACGTCCTGAGGGAGGCCGTGCGGCGGGGCCTGCTCGACCCGGAACAGGCCCCGCTGGCCGCCTTCGTGGACCTCGACGGTGTCGCGGCCACGGTCCGGGCCCTGCGCGAGGCGTTTCCCGGCGCCCCCGAACTGCCCGGCATCACCCATGCCTTCGCCGCGAAGGCCAACTGTCTCGTGCCCGTGCTGCGGGAGCTGGAGCGGCTCGGGATGGGCTGCGAGGTCGCGACCGGAGGGGAGCTGGCCCGGGCGCGGGCGGCGGGGTTCCCGGCCGACCGGATCGTCTTCGACTCCCCGGCCAAGACCCGCGCCGAGCTGGCGCTGGCGCTGGAACTGGGCGTGGCCGTCAACGCCGACAGCTTCCAGGAGCTGGAGCGGATCGCCGCCCTGCTGGCGGACCGCCCTTCCGCGTCCCGGATCGGGGTGCGGCTGAACTGCCAGGTCGGCGGCGGGGCCATCGCCGCGATGAGCACCGCCACGAGCACCTCCAAGTTCGGTGTGCCGCTGACGGACCCCGGCAACCGGGAACGGTTGCTGCGGGCGTTCGCCGCGTATCCGTGGCTGACCTGGGTGCACACCCACACCGGGTCGCAGGGCTGCCCCCTGGACCTCATGGCGCGCGGGGTGGCGCAGGCGGTGGAGTTCGCCGACCAGGTGACGGCCGTGTTCGGCGCGGGCCGGGTGGAGGGCGTCGACATCGGCGGCGGACTGCCCGTGAATTTCGCCGACGACGAGGTCTCCCCGGCCTTCGCCGACTATGTCGCGCAGTTGCGGGCGCACGCGCCGGGGCTGTTCGCGGGCCGGTACCGGGTGGTCACCGAGTTCGGCCGCTCGGTGCTGGCGAAGAACGGGTTCCTCGCCGCGTACGTCGAGTACACCAAGAGCGCCGGGGGCCGGCCGATCGCCGTGACGCACGCCGGGGTGCAGGTCGCCACCCGGACGGTGTTCGGCCCCGACGCCTGGCCGCTGCGCATCGAGGCGCACGACCCGGACGGAGCCGCCCTGCGCGGACGGCCCGTCCGGCAGGACATCGCCGGCCCGGCCTGCTTCGCGGGCGACCTGCTGGCCCGGGACCGGGCGCTGCCGCCGCTGCGGCCGGGCGACCTGGTCGTGGTGCCGGACACCGGCGCCTACTACTTCTCCACGCCGTTCCGCTACAACAGCCTGCCCGAGCCGGCCGTGCACGGCGTCCGGACGGACGCGGCCGGCCGGGTGGAGTTCACGCCCGTGCGGGCCGCCGAGGACCCGTGGCGGCTGACGGACCGGGACGGCGTGGTGGAGCAGGAGCCGGAGCAGGAGCCGGTCCCGGCCGGCAAGGCCCGGTGA
- a CDS encoding gluconokinase: MRTPQVVVVMGVAGTGKTTIGPLLAARLGVPYAEGDDFHPQANIDKMSAGIPLDDADRWPWLDAIGHWAHGRAGLGGVVSSSALKRSYRDRLRAVAPGIVFLHLTGDRRLIEERMSRRQGHFMPTALLDSQFATLQPLQADEAGVAVDVAGGPEEITERAVRALATLPDPAGSSK, translated from the coding sequence ATGCGAACCCCCCAGGTCGTCGTCGTGATGGGCGTCGCGGGGACGGGCAAGACCACGATCGGTCCCTTGCTCGCCGCGCGGCTGGGTGTCCCGTACGCCGAGGGCGACGACTTCCACCCGCAGGCCAACATCGACAAGATGTCGGCCGGGATCCCGCTCGACGACGCCGACCGGTGGCCGTGGCTGGACGCCATCGGGCACTGGGCGCACGGCAGGGCCGGCCTGGGCGGAGTGGTCAGCAGCTCCGCGCTGAAGCGGTCGTACCGCGACCGGCTGCGGGCCGTGGCGCCCGGGATCGTGTTCCTGCACCTGACGGGCGACCGGCGGCTGATCGAGGAACGCATGTCCCGGCGCCAGGGCCACTTCATGCCGACCGCGCTGCTGGACTCGCAGTTCGCCACCCTCCAGCCGCTCCAGGCGGACGAGGCGGGAGTCGCCGTGGACGTCGCCGGCGGCCCCGAGGAGATCACCGAGCGCGCCGTACGGGCCCTCGCGACGCTTCCCGACCCCGCGGGCAGCTCCAAGTAG
- a CDS encoding PucR family transcriptional regulator, producing the protein MTEARDHAEWEAAGGPRVTLERLLSVVGSGALELDTAPGGPAVAVGGATVLDVLAPEIRPRELVLAVGVAAGSAQAVDVVRRAGAAGACGVVFGPERPEGSLGALRSAAHEAGTAVLFRTWYRWEELVAVLRAGLAAAGVPPLPAARGLVLGDLDGLADAVAALVGGSVTIEDTESRVLAYSSTEENVDEMRRLTILGRRVPAWRVAAMRDAGFFRALWTTDDVLHRRAQGDNPERLVCAVRAGGEVLGSVWVAAVAGRPLSPNAAEALRAASRAAAPHLLHHRTRGADSRLVEDAARALLEERGSAEVLAERAALPAREPCAVLAVGAGAGAAGPEPAGEASRMYALLALHCAALGHRIVVVPAGGRALVLVSALDRDADRAREQVTALGTALATRLTAATGAPVRAGLGEVVPALARAARSRRSAEQALKALTRTGGARTVAWVEDVADTIGVLQVLEALREAELPPGTSVARLAAFDAEHAGSRLVETLRAYLDHFGDVPAAARSLSLHPNSMRYRLGRITAVSGLDLASPDARLLAQLQLRLALGDPEQGRGGGA; encoded by the coding sequence GTGACCGAGGCGCGGGACCACGCGGAGTGGGAGGCGGCCGGCGGGCCCAGGGTGACCCTGGAACGGCTGCTGTCGGTGGTGGGCTCGGGGGCGCTGGAGCTGGACACGGCGCCCGGCGGCCCGGCCGTGGCCGTCGGCGGCGCCACCGTGCTCGATGTGCTGGCCCCCGAGATCCGGCCCCGGGAACTGGTGCTGGCGGTCGGTGTCGCGGCCGGGTCGGCCCAGGCGGTGGACGTGGTGCGCCGGGCCGGTGCCGCCGGGGCCTGCGGGGTGGTCTTCGGACCGGAACGCCCCGAGGGGTCCCTCGGCGCCCTGCGGTCGGCGGCCCACGAGGCCGGTACGGCGGTGCTGTTCCGCACCTGGTACCGGTGGGAGGAGCTGGTGGCGGTGCTCCGGGCCGGGCTCGCCGCGGCGGGAGTGCCGCCGTTACCGGCCGCCCGGGGCCTGGTCCTGGGCGATCTCGACGGGCTGGCCGACGCGGTGGCCGCCCTGGTCGGCGGCTCGGTGACCATCGAGGACACCGAGTCGCGGGTACTGGCGTACTCCTCGACGGAGGAGAACGTGGACGAGATGCGCCGGCTGACGATCCTCGGGCGGCGCGTGCCGGCCTGGCGGGTGGCCGCGATGCGCGACGCCGGCTTCTTCCGCGCCCTGTGGACCACGGACGACGTGCTGCACCGGCGCGCCCAGGGGGACAACCCCGAGCGGCTGGTGTGCGCCGTCCGCGCGGGCGGCGAGGTGCTGGGCTCGGTCTGGGTGGCGGCGGTCGCGGGCCGGCCGCTGTCGCCGAACGCGGCGGAGGCGCTGCGCGCCGCGTCCCGGGCCGCCGCCCCGCATCTGCTGCACCACCGCACGCGCGGCGCCGACAGCCGGCTGGTGGAGGACGCGGCGCGCGCCCTGCTGGAGGAGCGCGGTTCGGCCGAGGTGCTGGCCGAGCGGGCCGCGCTGCCGGCGCGGGAGCCCTGCGCGGTGCTGGCGGTGGGCGCCGGGGCCGGCGCGGCCGGGCCGGAGCCGGCCGGTGAAGCGTCCCGGATGTACGCCCTGCTGGCCCTGCACTGCGCGGCCCTGGGCCACCGGATCGTGGTGGTGCCGGCCGGCGGCCGGGCGCTGGTGCTGGTCAGCGCGCTGGACCGGGACGCGGACCGGGCCCGCGAGCAGGTCACGGCGCTCGGCACCGCGCTGGCCACCCGGCTCACGGCGGCCACCGGCGCACCCGTGCGGGCCGGGCTGGGCGAGGTGGTGCCGGCGCTGGCGCGGGCCGCGCGGTCGCGCCGCAGCGCCGAGCAGGCGCTGAAGGCGCTCACCCGGACCGGGGGCGCGCGCACGGTGGCGTGGGTGGAGGACGTGGCCGACACGATCGGTGTGCTCCAGGTGCTGGAGGCGCTGCGGGAGGCGGAGCTGCCGCCGGGGACCTCGGTGGCGCGGCTGGCCGCGTTCGACGCCGAGCACGCCGGCAGCCGCCTCGTGGAGACCCTGCGGGCGTACCTGGACCACTTCGGCGACGTGCCGGCCGCCGCGCGCAGCCTCTCGCTGCATCCCAACAGCATGCGGTACCGGCTGGGCCGGATCACCGCGGTGTCCGGGCTGGACCTCGCCAGCCCGGACGCGCGGCTGCTGGCGCAGCTGCAATTGCGGCTGGCTCTCGGGGACCCGGAGCAGGGGCGGGGCGGCGGGGCCTGA
- a CDS encoding YidH family protein gives MSGFVRNIRLWFAPERVREEGGTPDYRFSLANERTFLAWLRTALALIGGGFAVDQFLPDLRWAWRAGLALALLAAGVLCSLRAVNHWVRCERAMRRGEDLPASRFPVLLSLVVAAVAVAMVVVVLVGWEG, from the coding sequence GTGAGCGGATTCGTACGGAACATCCGGCTGTGGTTCGCGCCGGAGCGGGTGCGGGAGGAAGGCGGCACGCCCGACTACCGGTTCTCGCTCGCCAACGAGCGGACCTTCCTCGCCTGGCTGCGCACCGCGCTGGCGCTGATCGGCGGCGGATTCGCGGTGGACCAGTTCCTGCCCGACCTGCGCTGGGCCTGGCGGGCCGGGCTGGCGCTCGCGCTGCTCGCCGCCGGGGTGCTGTGCTCTCTTCGGGCGGTGAACCACTGGGTGCGCTGCGAGCGGGCGATGCGGCGCGGCGAGGACCTGCCCGCCTCCCGGTTCCCGGTGCTGCTGAGCCTGGTCGTGGCGGCGGTGGCGGTCGCGATGGTCGTGGTGGTGCTGGTGGGGTGGGAGGGGTGA
- a CDS encoding phosphotransferase family protein, whose amino-acid sequence MSADHPPGLDLDRLRALLDRERPGLVHGPLTGRLIEGGRSNLTYALSDARSRWVVRRPPLGHVLATAHDMRREHRVISALYPTRVPVPRPVLLCEDEEVLGAPFYVMEFVEGTPYRTADQLVPLGPERTRDAVLSLVDTLVDLHAVDPAEVRLADFGRPEGFLDRQLRRWGKQLDASRNRDLAGIDELHAALGRALPASPAPAVVHGDYRLDNVLIGDDDRIKAVLDWEMSTLGDPLTDLGLLVMYSRPLGMPDSPVSTTAEAPGHPSPRELVERYAERSGRDVSAVSWYEAFAWFKLAVILEGIHYRYTLGQTVGRGFDRIGDLVPVFIHHGLTTLQEG is encoded by the coding sequence ATGAGCGCCGACCACCCGCCCGGGCTGGACCTGGACCGGCTGCGCGCCCTGCTCGACCGCGAGCGCCCCGGTCTGGTGCACGGTCCGCTGACCGGACGGCTGATCGAGGGCGGACGGTCGAACCTCACCTACGCGCTCTCCGACGCCCGCTCGCGGTGGGTCGTCCGCCGCCCTCCGCTCGGCCACGTGCTGGCCACCGCGCACGACATGAGACGCGAACACCGGGTGATCAGCGCCCTGTACCCCACCCGGGTGCCGGTGCCGCGTCCGGTGCTGCTGTGCGAGGACGAGGAGGTGCTCGGGGCTCCCTTCTACGTGATGGAGTTCGTCGAGGGCACCCCGTACCGCACCGCCGACCAGCTCGTCCCGCTCGGCCCGGAGCGCACCCGCGACGCGGTGCTGTCCCTGGTGGACACGCTGGTCGACCTGCACGCCGTGGACCCGGCGGAGGTGCGGCTCGCCGACTTCGGCCGCCCGGAGGGCTTCCTGGACCGGCAGCTGCGCCGCTGGGGCAAGCAGCTGGACGCCTCCCGCAACCGCGACCTGGCGGGCATCGACGAGCTGCACGCGGCGCTCGGCCGCGCCCTGCCCGCCTCCCCCGCCCCGGCCGTCGTGCACGGCGACTACCGCCTGGACAACGTCCTGATCGGCGACGACGACAGGATCAAGGCGGTCCTCGACTGGGAGATGTCCACGCTCGGCGACCCGCTGACCGACCTCGGCCTGCTGGTGATGTACAGCCGTCCGCTGGGCATGCCCGACTCCCCCGTCTCCACGACCGCCGAGGCGCCCGGACACCCCTCGCCCCGGGAGCTGGTCGAGCGGTACGCCGAGCGCTCGGGACGGGACGTGTCGGCCGTCTCCTGGTACGAGGCGTTCGCCTGGTTCAAGCTCGCCGTGATCCTGGAGGGCATCCACTACCGCTACACGCTCGGCCAGACGGTCGGCCGTGGCTTCGACCGCATCGGCGACCTCGTTCCCGTCTTCATCCACCACGGACTGACCACCCTTCAGGAAGGCTGA
- a CDS encoding NUDIX domain-containing protein has translation MNPADEILDIVDEHDRVVDRRPRGEVYARGLRHRCVFVQARDAAGRLFVHRRTATKLVFPSLYDMFVGGVVGAGESYDEAALREAEEELGVGGLPRPAYLFKFLYDDGAGNSWWSAVYEVRCDLPVRPQAEEVQWHAFLPEEEVERRLGSWEWVPDGLAAYERLRAFRAAG, from the coding sequence GTGAATCCTGCTGATGAGATCCTCGACATCGTCGACGAGCACGACCGGGTCGTCGACCGGCGTCCGCGCGGCGAGGTGTACGCCCGCGGGCTGCGCCACCGCTGCGTGTTCGTCCAGGCCCGGGACGCGGCCGGCCGGCTCTTCGTGCACCGGCGCACGGCGACCAAGCTGGTGTTCCCCTCCCTGTACGACATGTTCGTCGGCGGAGTCGTCGGCGCGGGCGAGTCCTACGACGAGGCGGCGCTGCGCGAGGCCGAGGAGGAGCTGGGCGTCGGCGGGCTGCCGCGGCCGGCGTACCTGTTCAAGTTCCTCTACGACGACGGCGCCGGGAACAGCTGGTGGTCGGCGGTGTACGAGGTGCGCTGCGACCTGCCCGTGCGCCCGCAGGCGGAGGAGGTCCAGTGGCACGCCTTCCTGCCCGAGGAGGAGGTCGAGCGGCGGCTCGGCAGCTGGGAGTGGGTGCCGGACGGACTGGCGGCGTACGAGCGGCTGCGGGCGTTCCGGGCGGCCGGGTGA